In one window of Pseudomonas chlororaphis subsp. chlororaphis DNA:
- the otnC gene encoding 3-oxo-tetronate 4-phosphate decarboxylase codes for MSAAANKEQALREEICDVGRSLYQRGYTVGSAGNISARLDDGWLITPTDVCLGRLDPAAIAKVNLAGEWVSGDKPSKTLALHRQVYDRNPGVGGVVHTHSTHLVALTLAGVWRPDDILPPLTPYQVMKVGHIPLIGYQRPGSPRVAEQVAQLANSVRGVMLERLGPVVWESSVAKASYALEELEETARLWLMSNPKPAPLDQAALDELRETFGVHW; via the coding sequence ATGAGCGCCGCGGCGAACAAGGAACAGGCCCTGCGCGAAGAGATCTGCGACGTCGGCCGCAGCCTCTACCAGCGCGGCTACACCGTGGGCAGCGCCGGCAACATCAGTGCGCGCCTCGACGATGGCTGGCTGATCACCCCGACCGATGTCTGCCTCGGCCGCCTCGACCCGGCGGCCATCGCCAAGGTCAACCTGGCGGGGGAGTGGGTGTCCGGCGACAAGCCGTCCAAGACCCTGGCCCTGCATCGCCAGGTCTATGACCGCAACCCGGGCGTCGGCGGCGTGGTGCACACCCATTCCACCCACCTGGTGGCGCTGACCCTGGCCGGGGTATGGAGGCCGGACGACATCCTGCCGCCGCTGACGCCGTACCAGGTGATGAAGGTCGGGCACATTCCGCTGATCGGCTACCAGCGCCCGGGTTCGCCCAGGGTCGCCGAGCAGGTGGCGCAACTGGCCAACAGCGTGCGCGGGGTGATGCTCGAACGCCTGGGGCCGGTGGTCTGGGAAAGCTCGGTGGCCAAGGCCAGCTACGCCCTGGAAGAGCTGGAAGAAACCGCGCGACTCTGGCTGATGAGCAATCCCAAGCCGGCGCCGCTGGATCAGGCAGCCCTGGATGAGCTGCGCGAGACCTTCGGCGTGCATTGGTAG
- a CDS encoding GntT/GntP/DsdX family permease, with product MSPLILMLTAGAGIALLLFLVLKYKFQPFVALMLVSILVALVAGVKPADLVATIEGGMGKTLGHIAIIIALGAMIGRIIELSGGAEALAKTLIERFGNRRTPLALTIAGFIIGVPVFFEVGVIILMPLAYGVARRARKPLLVFALPMCAALLTVHAFLPPHPGAVAAASQLGADLGRVLMFGLPITAFLCYVGYRVAGRMTRRFYPMTDDIRAEVYGPHVTNEDLLAWTNGNAKDPQQAAVAVSHMGLEESTSAIVAKLPPAPAPGFALIVSLILLPIVLILLGTLATSLLPAESTLRGVMTVLGAPLVALLIDTLLCAWLLGSRRGWSRNQVSDVIGSALPGVAMVILIAGAGGVFGKVLVDTGIGAVVSDLLRTTGLPVLALGFLLTMLLRAVQGSTTVALVTTAGIISPLIATLDLTPNHMALLCLAMGGGGLAMSHINDAGYWIFTKLAGLNVADGLRTWTVITTLLGTLGFCITLLIWPFV from the coding sequence ATGAGCCCGCTTATCCTGATGTTGACGGCCGGCGCGGGCATTGCGCTGCTGCTGTTCCTGGTGCTCAAGTACAAGTTCCAGCCCTTTGTCGCGCTGATGCTGGTGAGCATCCTGGTGGCGCTGGTGGCCGGGGTGAAACCGGCCGACCTGGTGGCGACCATCGAAGGCGGCATGGGCAAGACCCTCGGCCATATCGCGATCATCATCGCCCTCGGTGCGATGATCGGGCGGATCATCGAGCTGTCCGGCGGCGCCGAGGCCCTGGCCAAGACCCTGATCGAGCGTTTCGGCAACCGCCGCACGCCGCTGGCGCTGACCATCGCCGGGTTCATCATCGGCGTACCGGTGTTCTTCGAAGTCGGGGTGATCATCCTTATGCCGCTGGCCTATGGCGTCGCTCGCCGGGCGCGCAAGCCGCTGCTGGTGTTCGCCTTGCCGATGTGCGCGGCGTTGCTCACCGTGCATGCGTTCCTGCCGCCCCATCCGGGCGCTGTGGCCGCGGCCAGCCAGCTGGGCGCCGACCTGGGCCGGGTGCTGATGTTCGGCCTGCCGATCACCGCCTTCCTGTGCTACGTCGGCTACCGCGTGGCCGGGCGTATGACCCGGCGCTTCTACCCGATGACCGACGACATTCGCGCCGAAGTCTATGGCCCCCACGTGACCAACGAGGACCTGCTGGCCTGGACCAACGGCAATGCCAAGGACCCGCAACAGGCCGCGGTGGCCGTGTCCCACATGGGCCTGGAAGAGTCCACCAGCGCCATAGTCGCCAAGCTGCCGCCAGCACCCGCGCCCGGTTTCGCCCTGATCGTCAGCCTGATCCTGCTGCCGATCGTGCTGATCCTGCTGGGCACCCTGGCCACTTCGCTGCTGCCGGCCGAATCGACCTTGCGCGGTGTCATGACCGTACTCGGCGCGCCGCTGGTGGCGCTGCTGATCGATACCTTGCTGTGCGCCTGGCTGCTGGGTTCGCGCCGTGGCTGGAGCCGCAACCAGGTGTCGGACGTGATCGGCTCGGCTTTGCCGGGCGTGGCCATGGTGATCCTGATCGCCGGGGCCGGCGGGGTGTTCGGCAAGGTGCTGGTGGACACCGGGATCGGCGCGGTGGTCTCCGACCTGCTGCGCACCACCGGCCTGCCGGTGCTGGCCCTGGGCTTTTTGCTGACCATGCTGCTGCGCGCGGTGCAGGGTTCGACCACCGTGGCCCTGGTGACTACCGCCGGGATCATCAGCCCGCTGATCGCCACCCTTGACCTGACCCCCAACCACATGGCGCTGCTGTGCCTGGCCATGGGCGGTGGCGGGCTGGCGATGTCGCATATCAACGACGCCGGCTACTGGATCTTCACCAAGCTCGCCGGGCTCAACGTGGCAGACGGCCTGCGCACCTGGACCGTCATCACTACCTTGCTCGGTACCCTGGGTTTCTGTATTACCTTGCTGATCTGGCCTTTTGTCTGA
- the otnI gene encoding 2-oxo-tetronate isomerase, giving the protein MPRFAANLSMLYPQHGFLERFAAAAADGFEAVEYLFPYDYSPQELKQRLSDNGLVQALFNAPPGDWAAGERGTVTLPGREAEFRAGFERALEYAAVLGNSRIHVMAGLLPSEELRERHHAVYLENLAYATAQAAKAGVTVLLEPINTRDMPGFFLNRQDQAQAICKEVGASNLKVQFDCYHCQIVEGDLATKLRRDFAGIGHIQIAGVPDRHEPDLGELNYPYLFGLMDQLGYDGWVGCEYRPRGDTSAGLQWLRDWKAF; this is encoded by the coding sequence ATGCCTCGTTTTGCTGCCAACCTAAGCATGCTCTACCCGCAACACGGGTTTCTCGAGCGTTTCGCCGCCGCGGCGGCCGACGGTTTCGAAGCGGTGGAATACCTGTTCCCCTACGACTACAGCCCCCAGGAGCTCAAGCAGCGCCTGAGCGACAACGGCCTGGTCCAGGCGCTGTTCAACGCGCCGCCCGGCGACTGGGCGGCGGGCGAGCGGGGCACCGTGACCCTGCCGGGGCGCGAGGCGGAATTCCGCGCCGGCTTCGAGCGCGCCCTGGAATACGCCGCTGTGCTGGGCAACTCGCGCATCCACGTGATGGCCGGCCTGCTGCCCTCGGAAGAGCTGCGCGAACGCCATCATGCGGTGTACCTGGAGAACCTGGCCTACGCCACCGCCCAGGCGGCCAAGGCCGGGGTCACGGTGCTGCTGGAGCCGATCAACACCCGCGACATGCCGGGCTTCTTCCTCAACCGCCAGGACCAGGCCCAGGCGATCTGCAAGGAAGTCGGCGCGAGCAACCTCAAGGTGCAGTTCGACTGCTACCACTGCCAGATCGTCGAGGGCGACCTGGCGACCAAGCTGCGCCGCGACTTCGCCGGCATCGGCCATATCCAGATCGCCGGCGTGCCGGACCGCCACGAGCCGGACCTGGGCGAGTTGAACTACCCCTACCTGTTCGGGCTGATGGATCAGCTGGGCTACGACGGCTGGGTTGGTTGTGAGTATCGGCCGCGCGGCGATACCTCGGCCGGCCTGCAATGGCTGCGGGACTGGAAAGCCTTCTGA
- a CDS encoding DeoR/GlpR family DNA-binding transcription regulator, with amino-acid sequence MPNPKDIASDSGAPMIPEQRRELILRQLRKHQVLSVHQLMEMFDCSHMTVRRDIALLEQEGRAYSVTGGVRIASQLHSEPSHQSKAVVELPQKQAMARLAARLLHADMTVYLDAGTSTLEIVPYIKALSGMTVVTNDFGIVQALMEAPQVTVIHTGGQLDHDNHSCVGGLAVATLRQVVTDIAFMSTSSWDLRRGITTPSALKVEVKQVAMQSASQVVLVASSSKYGTFSMYRIAGLEQFDVIISDDDLAQAAADGIRKQGVELLLPSDSQAVAAKD; translated from the coding sequence ATGCCCAACCCCAAGGACATCGCCAGCGATAGCGGCGCCCCGATGATTCCCGAGCAGCGTCGCGAGCTGATTCTGCGCCAGTTGCGCAAGCACCAGGTGTTGAGCGTGCATCAGTTGATGGAGATGTTCGACTGCTCGCACATGACCGTGCGTCGCGACATTGCCCTGCTGGAGCAGGAAGGCCGGGCCTATTCGGTGACCGGTGGGGTGCGTATCGCCAGCCAGTTGCACAGCGAGCCGAGCCACCAGAGCAAGGCGGTGGTCGAGCTGCCGCAGAAGCAGGCCATGGCGCGGCTGGCGGCGCGCCTGCTGCACGCGGACATGACGGTGTACCTTGACGCCGGCACCAGCACCCTGGAGATCGTGCCGTACATCAAGGCGCTGTCGGGCATGACCGTGGTGACCAATGACTTCGGTATCGTCCAGGCGCTGATGGAGGCGCCGCAGGTCACGGTGATCCACACCGGCGGCCAGCTCGACCACGACAACCATTCCTGCGTCGGCGGGCTGGCGGTGGCAACCCTGCGCCAGGTGGTGACCGATATCGCGTTTATGTCCACCAGCTCCTGGGATCTGCGTCGCGGCATCACCACGCCGTCGGCGTTGAAGGTCGAGGTCAAGCAAGTGGCGATGCAGTCGGCGTCCCAGGTGGTGCTGGTGGCCAGCAGTTCGAAGTACGGCACCTTCAGCATGTACCGCATCGCCGGGCTGGAGCAGTTCGACGTGATCATCAGCGACGACGACCTGGCCCAGGCCGCGGCGGACGGGATTCGCAAGCAAGGGGTGGAATTGCTGCTGCCGTCCGACTCGCAAGCGGTTGCCGCGAAAGACTGA